Part of the Synergistaceae bacterium genome, GTTTTGGGTGAAACAGGTGCTCCGTTGATTACTGAATGGTCTGTTGCTAATTACGAGGCCAAAGTCACCAAAATGATGGATTTGTCGACACACGTACTCTTCGTAGGAGAACTCGTCTCAGCTAATTTCTTGAAAGAAACAGTTCCTCTCACATATGCTGAATATCATATTAAAAAAAAGGGCAAGTCTCCTGAGACTGCGCCAACGGTAATATTCAACGACTTAAAATAATTTAAACATGGGAATTTTATCTGAGAAAGCGGAACTTGTAAAAAGTCGAGCGATATTTGAAAAGTTATATAAAGATTTTAATAAGAGGATCTATGTTTCACCTGATCCTCTTCAATTTCTTTATGATTATGATCTTCCGGAAGACAGAGAGATTGTTGGTTTAATTGCTTCCTCATTAGCATATGGAAGAGTGGCTCAAATACTAAAGAGCATTGAAAAAGTTCTATCCGTCTTAGGTCCCTCACCTTCTCAATATCTGAAAAGTGTGGATCAGGCAGAATTAAAGGAAAGCTTCAAAGGTTTCGTTCATCGTTTTACTGACGAATATGAAATGGTGGGCTTTCTCTCCTGTATAAGTGAACTACTCAAAAGGGGCGCAACTCTAGAGAGTCTGTTTCTCTCATTTCACGAAGGAGATTCTTGGCAGACGGTCGAAAAATTTTCTACAGAGCTGCTAGCCTGTGGCGGGAAAGAGAAGATGTATCTGCTTCCGAAACCTTCCAAAGGCAGTGCATGTAAAAGATTGGCTTTATTTTTGAGATGGATGGTTCGCTCTGATGAGGTGGATCCGGGAGGTTGGTCTAAAATTTCCCCCGATTCTCTTTTTATTCCACTGGACACCCATATGTTTAATATCTGTTCAAAATTAGGATTGTGCACTCATAAACAGCCAGATGCTAGAGCAGTTAAAGAGATTACAGAAGCCTTTAAAGTCATATCGCCAGAGGATCCGGTACGTTATGATTTTGCTTTGACTCGTTTTGGCATAAGAAGCGATATGCAGCTTGAAGAACTCTTTAATAGATGGGAATAAAAAAACTAGAGCAATAAAGCCATTCTTCTGCTATACTCTCTGTTCTTAATTACGTATTTACATATACGGTGCTAAGGTTATACTTTAGTCAAACATAAATAAAGGAGGCGACGGCATGACTTCAATTCTGCCATACTGGGACCAAAACGTAGAATTTAATATTGAGCCGTGGTTTCCATACGCAAAGGATTATTCACCTGTTACTGTCAACAAACTTTTGTGTCCTTTGCTTGAAAATGTAGCAGGGCTCGCATTTGAAATGCATAGCGAATTTCTCTTCCTTCGCAGTTTCCAGAGGGGCAATGTCGGAACTTTGGCAAGACAGAATATGATAGACCCAATCCGCAACAGCGGTCTTGAGTTGGGTTTCACGGCGGTATTCACATATTCCGAAGAGATGGAGAATTGCATAGTAAAGATACTGCATAGATTTGAAGGCTTAAAAGCTGCACTCACACTCTGCGGGATATGGAACGATTCGGTGTTGGTCGACGAGTGCAAGGTTATTATGTTGGTAAGTGAGGATCCTTTTTTCGACGAGGATAGATTTTTCTTAACTTTAGAAAAGTCATTTCAAATTCTTTCCGGAAAGAATAAGTCGAACATATCATTCTTCGCGGAGAAATTTGGCTATAGGAGATTCTCCATTTCTTATGAGACAGATGATATTACCAATATGAGAATCACTCAGGCTCTTTTTGATATAGAGCTTGACCAGACCAGAGAGGTAATAGGGCCTACGCCGGAGCTAAAGCTCCCACGCATATTGGGCAGCAGAAAAATCTAAAAGAGAGTTCAAATCACGTAAATAAGAAACATAATATCAGATATGAAACAGGGTATTGTTAAAAAACAATACCCTGTTTTTTTATTCCGAAAAGATA contains:
- a CDS encoding flavin reductase family protein, producing TTEMIQESKVFSVAILEQEVPMTFIGRFGFKSGRDIDKFEETKYVLGETGAPLITEWSVANYEAKVTKMMDLSTHVLFVGELVSANFLKETVPLTYAEYHIKKKGKSPETAPTVIFNDLK
- a CDS encoding TIGR02757 family protein gives rise to the protein MGILSEKAELVKSRAIFEKLYKDFNKRIYVSPDPLQFLYDYDLPEDREIVGLIASSLAYGRVAQILKSIEKVLSVLGPSPSQYLKSVDQAELKESFKGFVHRFTDEYEMVGFLSCISELLKRGATLESLFLSFHEGDSWQTVEKFSTELLACGGKEKMYLLPKPSKGSACKRLALFLRWMVRSDEVDPGGWSKISPDSLFIPLDTHMFNICSKLGLCTHKQPDARAVKEITEAFKVISPEDPVRYDFALTRFGIRSDMQLEELFNRWE